A single Ziziphus jujuba cultivar Dongzao chromosome 11, ASM3175591v1 DNA region contains:
- the LOC107433383 gene encoding probable receptor-like protein kinase At5g18500 yields MASDLNEGLSKKTFVFGLKVWVLTGIFVGVFIVIILLVLSICLTSRKRSRKNNDMLPLCQIPNVSKEIKEIKIDQVSASNYAHHNGNFLTLNDKFSDRESEKVLINSKTGDSSSQSGSFTRIEKEGGGGAGCQSGEGGGGGKVSVQRPSLRPITAPSPLSGLPEFSHLGWGHWFTLRDLELATKRFSKENIIGEGGYGIVYRGHLINGTPVAVKKLLNNLGQAEKEFRVEVEAIGHVRHKNLVRLLGYCIEGTNRLLVYEYVNNGNLEQWLHGAMRQHGCLTWEARMKVLLGTAKALAYLHEAIEPKVVHRDIKSSNILLDDDFNAKISDFGLAKLLGAGKSHITTRVMGTFGYVAPEYANSGLLNEKSDVYSFGVVLLEAITGRDPVDYGRPAHEVNLVDWLKMMVGSRRSEEVVDPNIEMRPSTSNVKRALLTALRCVDPEADRRPKMGQVVRMLESEEYPIPREDRRHRRSQAGNSEAERQRENSDTDRSDNPEGRSGNRRNNHT; encoded by the exons ATGGCGTCGGATCTTAATGAGGGATTATCTAAAAAGACATTTGTTTTCGGTTTGAAGGTCTGGGTATTAACAGGGATCTTTGTTGGGGTGTTCATTGTAATTATCCTGCTGGTGCTATCAATATGCCTAACTTCAAGAAAACGATCgagaaaaaataatgatatgcTTCCCCTTTGCCAAATTCCAAATGTTTCAAAGGAAATCAAAGAGATTAAAATAGATCAAGTTTCAGCAAGTAATTATGCTCACCATAATGGAAATTTTCTCACCCTAAATGATAAATTTAGTGATAGAGAGTCTGAGAAAGTTTTGATTAATTCAAAGACTGGAGATAGTAGCAGTCAATCAGGCTCTTTTACTAGAATAGAGAAggaaggtggtggtggtgctgGTTGTCAATCTGGTGAAGGGGGTGGTGGCGGGAAAGTTTCAGTTCAGAGACCTTCATTGCGCCCTATAACTGCCCCATCTCCTCTCTCTGGTCTTCCTGAATTCTCTCACCTTGGTTGGGGTCACTGGTTTACACTTAGGGACTTGGAACTTGCAACAAAGCGTTTTTCCAAGGAAAATATCATTGGTGAGGGTGGATATGGTATTGTTTATCGAGGTCATCTGATTAATGGGACTCCTGTGGCTGTCAAGAAGCTTCTCAATAATCT TGGACAAGCGGAGAAGGAATTTAGAGTAGAAGTTGAGGCTATTGGGCATGTACGGCATAAGAACCTGGTTCGACTTTTGGGATATTGCATTGAAGGCACCAACAG GTTGTTGGTGTATGAGTATGTGAACAATGGCAATTTGGAGCAATGGCTCCATGGAGCTATGCGTCAACATGGTTGTCTTACTTGGGAAGCGCGAATGAAAGTGCTCCTTGGCACTGCTAAAGC GTTGGCTTATCTGCATGAGGCAATTGAGCCAAAAGTTGTGCATCGAGACATCAAGTCAAGCAATATCTTGCTTGATGATGACTTCAACGCTAAGATATCAGATTTTGGTCTGGCAAAGTTGCTAGGTGCTGGAAAAAGTCATATTACTACTAGAGTTATGGGCACCTTTGG ATATGTTGCTCCAGAATATGCCAATTCTGGCCTTTTAAATGAGAAGAGTGATGTTTATAGCTTTGGTGTTGTTCTTTTGGAAGCTATTACTGGAAGAGACCCAGTGGATTATGGTCGACCAGCACATGAG GTAAATCTGGTAGACTGGCTTAAGATGATGGTTGGAAGCAGGCGTTCAGAAGAGGTGGTAGATCCAAACATTGAAATGAGGCCATCAACAAGTAACGTTAAACGAGCACTGTTGACTGCTTTGAGGTGTGTTGATCCTGAGGCCGACAGAAGACCTAAGATGGGTCAAGTTGTTCGCATGCTTGAGTCAGAGGAATACCCAATACCTCGAGAG GATCGAAGACACAGGAGGAGTCAAGCAGGGAATTCAGAGGCTGAGCGTCAGAGAGAGAATTCTGATACAGATAGGAGTGACAATCCAGAAGGGAGATCTGGCAACAGAAGGAACAACCATACATAG
- the LOC107433384 gene encoding transcription factor HY5-like, protein MSQNLIKPPLSSSSSSSSSWTWRSRSSFAAPSDSLQLQLQLELVHDSNSNIKKEKEKEKEKEKVASMAAEEMSDEELFTVPDVEAAAPQSIPSATTAITTTSQLPAFPGKRRRGRNPVDKEYRRLKRLLRNRVSAQQARERKKVYVNDLESRAKELQDTNSKLEEKISTLINENTMLRKVLLNTRPKADQSVDPKQDQLSKS, encoded by the exons atgtCTCAGAACCTCATCAAGCCacccctttcttcttcttcttcttcttcttcttcttggacCTGGAGGAGCAGGTCTTCTTTTGCAGCTCCCTCTGATTCACTCCAGCTTCAGCTTCAGCTTGAGCTTGTACATGACAGCAACAGCAATAtaaagaaggagaaggagaaggagaaggagaaggagaaagTAG cTAGCATGGCAGCAGAGGAGATGAGCGATGAAGAGTTGTTCACGGTTCCAGACGTAGAAGCAGCAGCTCCACAATCTATTCCCTCTGCAACTACTGCAATCACTACCACTTCGCAACTGCCTGCCTTTCCCGGGAAACGCCGCAGGGGCCGAAATCCCGTTGACAAGGAATACAGACGACTCAAGAG GTTGCTAAGGAACAGAGTTTCTGCTCAACAAGCCCGAGAAAGAAAGAAGGTATACGTCAATGATCTGGAGTCCAGGGCTAAAGAATTGCAAGATACTAACTCAAAGCTAGAGGAGAAGATCTCAAcgttaattaatgaaaacaccATGCTTCGCAAG GTTCTCCTCAACACAAGGCCTAAAGCTGATCAAAGTGTGGACCCAAAGCAGGATCAATTAAGCAAGAGCTAG